Below is a window of Sulfolobales archaeon DNA.
TTACAAAGCCTGAGGAGCTTCGCTCTCTAGACGGCTCTGAGGTTGCTGCAGTGATCTTAGAGATCATACAGGGTGAGGGAGGGGTTAACCCGGCTTCTAAAGAGCTTATAGAGGAGGTCAAGATATTCTCGGATAAATGGGGATCCCTGGTAATAATTGATGAGATACAGACAGGCTTTGGGAGAACCGGTATCCACTGGTCGTTCATGGATGTGGGGTTAGAGCCACATATATTTACAGCTGGTAAGGCAATGGCAGGAGGTTTCCCAATCTCGGCTGTGTTCTTCTCAAGCGAGATAGCATCTAAGATGCCACCTGCGATGCACGGATCAACATTCGGTGGTAATCCACTCGCACTGGCAGCACTTAGGGGAGGGCTGAGAGCATATATAGCTGATAGGGTGTGGGAGAGGTCTAGGGAGAGCGGGTCTATGCTTATTAATAAGCTTAGAGAAACCCTCGGATCTTCGAGGCTTGTTAAAGAGATAAGGGGTAGGGGCCTCATGATAGGTGTTGATCTAAAGGCTAATCCGATCAATGTCGTTAAATGTCTACAGGAGAGGGGTGTGCTAGCAACTAGGGCTGGAAACACTGTGGTTAGGTTTCTACCACCATATATGATCACGAGGGAGGATATCGAGG
It encodes the following:
- a CDS encoding aspartate aminotransferase family protein encodes the protein MKLYRFYEPRGLKLVKGLGQYVWDSSGRRYIDAHNGNGVGFLGHGNPYVVSSIREQLDSIYIASSSYDLDVAEETLDLLSKIVPPRYDNVSFLNSGAEAVELAIKMARIYTKRKKIVYFMGSFHGRTLGALSVTGNKRYWAGLEGLDLGTISVEFTKPEELRSLDGSEVAAVILEIIQGEGGVNPASKELIEEVKIFSDKWGSLVIIDEIQTGFGRTGIHWSFMDVGLEPHIFTAGKAMAGGFPISAVFFSSEIASKMPPAMHGSTFGGNPLALAALRGGLRAYIADRVWERSRESGSMLINKLRETLGSSRLVKEIRGRGLMIGVDLKANPINVVKCLQERGVLATRAGNTVVRFLPPYMITREDIEEIARAMASCVGGI